From the Corynebacterium sp. P3-F1 genome, the window CGGCGCGTAGCGACGAAGAGAGGGTGAGAAGGGTGGTGGATGAGGTGCTGGGGATCGTCGATAAGCGGCGTGCGTCTCCCGCGCGGACCGTACTGGTCGTCGACGGCTGGCACGCGCTGACCGCGCCCGACTCGAAGCTGGAGGATCTCAAAGATGCGCTGACGACGATCGCGGCTGAGGGGCCAGCGGCCGGGGTGCACCTCATTGTCACGACTCAGCGGTGGAACTCTATCCGGCCGAACGTCCGCGATCTCATTGGCACCCGCCTGGAACTGAAGCTCACGGAGCCGATGGACTCGTTGCTGGGGCGGAAAGTGCAGGAGAAACTGCCGTCCGCACCGGGCCGAGGCATCATCGCCGGCGGCAAGAGCATGCTCATCGCCGCGACCGCGAAAGAAGACATTGCGCACATCGCGGCCCAAGCAGCCGGTCAGACACCAGTTCCGGCGTTGAAGGTCCTGCCAGACAGCATTGCCGCCGATGATCTAGTTGTGCCGGAAGAGCGGCGCAGCCGGGTTCTGCTCGGCATCGGCGGACGCGATATTGATCCGGTCACATTCGACCGCCAACATCTGCTGGCCATCGGCGCATCTGGAGCGGGTAAATCGACTCTCATCAGCACGGTTATTTCTGAACTATCACGTATGCCGCGTGAACAGGCCCGCATTGTGATCATCGACCCGCGGCGCACGCATTTGAGCTCAGCGGACCATCCGATGGTGGCCGCCTATGGTGGCTCGGCCGATTCCGCGAAAACTGCTCTCTCAGATACCGCGGCTACCTTGACCAGCCGCTTGCCCGGCCCCGACGTCACCGCCGAACAGCTGGCCGCACGCAACTGGTGGGCCGGTCCGGATATCTACGTGGTCATCGACGATCTCGAACTCGTTGACGACGAACATCTTCGCCCGCTCCTGCCTTTGATCCCGCATGCCCAGGACGTCGGGCTGCACATTATCGCCGCACGCAAATTCGGCGGCACCGGTCGGGCCTTGCTCGGAGTCTTCCTGAGCGCGCTGAAGGATCAGCTTCCAGATGTGGTGATCATGTCCGGCACAAAGGAAGAAGGTGCGCTCTTCGGGGTACGCCCACTGACCTTGCGGCCCGGCCGGGGCATCTTCGTCCGCGACAACGAGCAGCTCGGACTCATCCACATCGCACACAGCACGCAAACCCCCACTCACGTCCACACGCCATCGCCTAACCGGGAGGAAACCCGATGATCACCGCGTATGCCGCCGGCCGGGAAATTGATTCCCGAGAGGGCTTCGACGCCTTACTCACCATCACGATCGACGAAGACGCGACGGTATTTTCCGGACTGTCCAATGTTCACCGCTACGACCAGCCTTCCGCGAGCGAGATCGTCTCCTTTGTTCGAGGTGTGCTCGGGGACGACCCGCAGCAGGCAACGGTGCACCTCGTGGCGGACGCGGAAACCCAGCAGCGGATCATCCACGCGTTTGGGGATTACGGTATCGATCTGACCTGCGAAGACCCCTCCAGCAGCGGTCAAGGGGACGGGGAAGAGGCTGGCGCCCCATCGCGTGAAACCGTTGCCCGAACGCATCCGGCGACGAGTGAGTGGGAGGAAATCAACCACATTCCTGTGCGCCGGCCAGCGGTGGAGACCCGGCGTACGGGGCGCCTCGGTTCCGTCAGCTACCTGCTTGCCGGGGTGGTGGTGCTCGTTGCCGCGGTGTGCGGGGTGGCCATCTGGGTTGTCGCCGGCCGGGGCGTCAGCAACGACGTGCACGACGCAGCGGAGCAGCCTTCGCAGACCACGCCATTGGAAGCCCACGGTTCGCGCTCTCCCTCTCACGTACCGGAACAGCCGGGGCTAGAGCCGGAACAGCCCGCGCCCGAGAACGTCACGCTCGAGCAGAACGGGTTGAGTGTTGAACTTCCTGTCGGCTTCCACTTAGAACCGGACGGGAACATGTGGCGCGCAACAGGACCCGACCCGGATTTTCGGCTTCAACTGGCGGTGGATCCTCTCTACGGGGTAGCTCCGGACGCGGTCATGCGGCAGGTATTGGCGGACATCGAGGCCGATCCCGAGTTGCGCCTCATTGACAGCGGCGATGAAAACGTGCGTTACGCGCACGACCTGCCCGACGGTTCTCGCGCGCAGTGGAGCACGTGGACAGACCGCGACGTGCAGCTATCCATTGGTTGCCACACCCGAAAGGAACCTACCACCGTTCAGTCGGCTACATGCACCATGGCCAACGACTCTGCCCGCTTCACTCCGCCTGAATAGAACCCCGAAAAAGATTCGGGGGAGAGGGAACCGGTGCGGGTGAAGAACAGTCCAATAAAGGTGGAAGGCCACGAACGGCTCACGCCTCGTGCCCCGTCCACTTCTTTACACACACGATCATCGGGGGAGGAAACATGAGCAACGCTCAGTTCCGTACAGAAGCCGACGTTATGCGCAACGCGGCGAACAACGTAGACAGCACCAACGACTCGGTCAACGCCGAACTCAACCGCTTGCAAGATGTCGCGCAATCCACCCGCGACTACTGGCAGGGGACTGCCCAGGCAAGCTTTGACGGGCTGATGGCTCGCTTTGACGACGCGGAGCACCGTCTCAGCGAGGCTCTGGCGGACATCGCCACGAATATCCGCAGCAACGCCTCGAACTTCGAGGACGTCGACGCGTCCAATTCCGACGCTTTCGCCAACATCGCGCCGGCGGGCGGGTTGGCGCTCTAAGCCGTACAACCGCACTACTGCAGCAGCGAAAAACCGCACCACCAAACACACTCATTCACATCAAGCTCAAGGGGAGAACACCGTGACAGTGATCAAGTACGGATTCGGCTCTCTGGCAGAAGCCGCAGCCGACATCGAGACCTCGTCCCGCAACATCGGCGCCCAGTTGGAAGACCTGAAGGCGCAGATCAAGCCGATGGTTGCCACGTGGGAAGGTGAGGCAGCGCAGCGCTACCAAGAACACCAGTTGAAGTGGGACACCGCAGCGCAGGAGCTCAACGAAATCCTCACTACGATCGGCCGCGCAGTCGATGAGGGCAACAACCGGATGCAGGCTGTCAACATCGCAGCCGCCAACAGCTGGGGGTAAGAACTGGCGCGACACACAATCGCGTGGGCCTGATTTGACCACATA encodes:
- a CDS encoding type VII secretion-associated protein, which gives rise to MITAYAAGREIDSREGFDALLTITIDEDATVFSGLSNVHRYDQPSASEIVSFVRGVLGDDPQQATVHLVADAETQQRIIHAFGDYGIDLTCEDPSSSGQGDGEEAGAPSRETVARTHPATSEWEEINHIPVRRPAVETRRTGRLGSVSYLLAGVVVLVAAVCGVAIWVVAGRGVSNDVHDAAEQPSQTTPLEAHGSRSPSHVPEQPGLEPEQPAPENVTLEQNGLSVELPVGFHLEPDGNMWRATGPDPDFRLQLAVDPLYGVAPDAVMRQVLADIEADPELRLIDSGDENVRYAHDLPDGSRAQWSTWTDRDVQLSIGCHTRKEPTTVQSATCTMANDSARFTPPE
- a CDS encoding WXG100 family type VII secretion target, producing MSNAQFRTEADVMRNAANNVDSTNDSVNAELNRLQDVAQSTRDYWQGTAQASFDGLMARFDDAEHRLSEALADIATNIRSNASNFEDVDASNSDAFANIAPAGGLAL
- a CDS encoding WXG100 family type VII secretion target, whose translation is MTVIKYGFGSLAEAAADIETSSRNIGAQLEDLKAQIKPMVATWEGEAAQRYQEHQLKWDTAAQELNEILTTIGRAVDEGNNRMQAVNIAAANSWG